The following coding sequences are from one Humulus lupulus chromosome X, drHumLupu1.1, whole genome shotgun sequence window:
- the LOC133806970 gene encoding receptor-like protein kinase 7 yields the protein MTPSVTTIHSAMLAATLSRNNLTSALSLLCFLSLLSGIKSDDLQILLKFKSAFQNSNSQLFNSWNLEKPLCTFTGIICNTNSSVAGIELSNQKLSGILPLDSICQLKSLESISLGFNSLYGKVMEDLRNCTRLKYLDLGNNIFTGSVPDLSLLSDLQYLYLNKSGFSGTFPWKSLGKLNGLVNLSLGDNSFEPTAEFPNELLSLTNLSDLYLSNCSLGGKIPTGIGNLVELKNLELSYNNITGEIPADIGKLTKLWQLELYNNRLTGKLPIGLRNLTNLANFDASTNCLEGDLSELKFLRNLVSLQLFENRFTGDIPAEFGEFKRLVSLSLYSNNLTGPLPQKLGSWANFDFIDVSENFFTGPIPPDMCKRGTMKKLLMLQNNFTGEIPDSYANCPTLLRFRVSKNSLTGKVPAGIWGLPAVNIIDIEFNQLEGPITSDINTAKNLTQLFAGNNQLNGELPEQISEAASLVSVQLNDNHLSGNIPATFGELKHLGNLHFQNNMFSGSIPESLGSCLSLNDINMANNSLSGKIPSSLSTLQSLNALDLSHNQLSGQIPTTLASVRLSLLDLSHNRLAGRVPPSLSIAAYNGSFAGNPGLCSSEINSFRRCPPNSGKSKDVRTLIICFAVGSAILLVALVWYTYLRKSEKDDYQDRSLKEESWDLKSFHVLTFTEEEILDSIKEENIIGKGGSGKVYRVPLSNGKELAVKHIWNNLESQFGRKKIRNTTPILRKSSGKSKEFDAEVQTLSSIRHVNVVKLYCSITSEDSSLLVYEYLPNGSLWDRLHGCRKTKLDWNSRHEIAVGAAKGLEYLHHGCSRPLIHRDVKSSNILLDEFLKPRIADFGLAKNVVQASNDGQSSTHVIAGTHGYIAPEYGYTYKVTEKSDVYSFGVVLMELVTGKRPIEPEFGENRDIVSWVYSNLKSREGVLSLVDSDIPAALREDAIKVLKIAVLSTARLPELRPTMRSVVQMLEEAEPCKLVGIIVTKDGASKRMDGLDDKFDPDFSSFQKIVYQKINS from the exons ATGACCCCGTCTGTTACTACTATCCATTCCGCAATGTTAGCTGCCACCCTTTCCCGGAATAATCTCACTTCAGCTCTTTCTCTCCTCTGTTTCCTCTCCCTTCTCTCCGGAATCAAATCAGACGACCTCCAAATTCTCCTCAAATTCAAATCCGCATTCCAAAACTCCAATTCCCAATTATTCAACTCATGGAATTTGGAGAAACCCTTATGCACTTTTACCGGAATTATCTGCAACACCAACAGTTCGGTTGCCGGAATCGAATTATCGAATCAGAAGCTATCTGGGATTCTTCCCCTGGATTCGATATGCCAGCTCAAATCACTGGAAAGTATCTCTCTGGGGTTCAATTCCTTGTACGGTAAAGTAATGGAGGACTTGAGAAACTGCACGAGATTGAAGTACTTGGATTTGGGTAACAACATTTTCACTGGATCAGTCCCTGATTTAAGCCTCTTGAGCGATTTACAGTACCTGTATTTGAATAAGAGTGGGTTTTCTGGTACTTTCCCGTGGAAATCGCTTGGAAAATTGAATGGTCTGGTGAACCTTAGTCTTGGGGATAATTCATTCGAACCGACTGCTGAGTTCCCCAACGAGCTGTTGAGCCTTACTAATTTAAGTGATCTTTACCTCTCGAATTGCAGCCTCGGAGGGAAAATACCAACTGGAATTGGAAATCTGGTCGAGCTTAAAAACTTGGAGCTTTCATATAATAATATCACTGGCGAAATCCCAGCGGATATTGGGAAACTCACCAAGCTATGGCAACTTGAGCTTTACAATAATAGGTTGACTGGAAAACTCCCTATTGGGCTGAGAAACCTCACGAACCTTGCGAACTTCGACGCTTCGACGAACTGTCTTGAAGGGGATTTGTCGGAGTTGAAGTTTTTGAGGAACCTAGTTTCTCTGCAGTTATTTGAGAACCGCTTCACAGGTGATATTCCGGCCGAGTTTGGAGAGTTTAAACGCCTTGTGAGCTTGTCTTTGTACTCTAATAATCTCACGGGGCCTCTTCCTCAGAAATTGGGGTCCTGGGCAAACTTCGATTTCATAGATGTTTCGGAGAATTTCTTCACCGGCCCGATACCGCCGGACATGTGTAAACGAGGTACGATGAAAAAGCTTCTAATGCTTCAGAACAATTTCACAGGTGAAATCCCAGATAGCTACGCGAATTGTCCGACTTTACTTCGTTTCAGAGTCAGCAAAAATTCGCTCACCGGCAAAGTTCCCGCCGGAATCTGGGGATTGCCAGCAGTCAACATAATCGATATCGAGTTCAACCAACTGGAAGGTCCGATTACCTCTGATATAAATACTGCAAAGAATCTTACTCAGCTATTCGCTGGGAATAACCAACTTAATGGCGAACTACCTGAACAGATTTCGGAAGCGGCGTCGTTGGTTTCGGTTCAGCTAAACGACAATCATTTATCCGGCAACATTCCGGCAACTTTCGGCGAATTGAAGCATCTTGGCAATCTTCATTTTCAGAATAATATGTTCTCTGGGTCAATACCGGAGTCATTAGGCTCATGTTTGTCTCTAAACGATATAAACATGGCAAACAACTCTCTCTCCGGCAAAATCCCTTCCTCTTTAAGCACTTTACAGAGTCTGAATGCTCTAGACTTGTCCCACAACCAACTTTCCGGCCAAATTCCGACGACTCTGGCTTCTGTCAGATTGAGCCTTCTCGATTTATCCCATAACCGGCTCGCCGGTCGAGTACCGCCGTCTCTCTCGATTGCAGCCTATAACGGAAGCTTCGCCGGTAACCCTGGTCTTTGCAGTTCAGAAATCAACTCATTCCGGCGATGTCCTCCAAATTCAGGCAAGTCCAAGGATGTACGTACACTCATAATTTGCTTCGCAGTAGGGTCAGCGATCCTGCTCGTGGCTTTGGTTTGGTACACGTACTTAAGGAAAAGTGAGAAAGATGATTACCAAGACCGGTCTTTGAAAGAAGAATCTTGGGATTTAAAGTCTTTCCATGTtttaactttcacggaggaagagaTTCTTGATTCTATTAAGGAAGAGAATATCATTGGAAAAGGAGGGTCAGGAAAGGTTTACAGAGTTCCTCTCTCTAATGGCAAAGAGCTGGCCGTGAAGCACATTTGGAACAACCTCGAGTCACAATTTGGCCGGAAAAAGATCCGGAACACGACTCCGATACTGAGGAAAAGCAGCGGCAAGTCGAAGGAATTCGACGCCGAGGTTCAGACTCTGAGCTCAATTAGGCATGTGAACGTGGTAAAATTGTATTGCAGCATAACAAGTGAAGACTCAAGCTTGCTTGTTTATGAGTATTTGCCTAATGGCAGCTTATGGGACCGACTCCATGGCTGCCGGAAGACAAAACTAGACTGGAATTCGCGGCATGAGATAGCCGTTGGAGCTGCCAAAGGCCTAGAGTATCTCCACCATGGCTGCAGCCGGCCATTAATTCACCGGGATGTCAAGTCCAGCAATATCTTGTTGGATGAGTTTTTAAAGCCCAGAATTGCTGATTTTGGCCTTGCCAAGAATGTGGTTCAGGCTAGTAATGATGGCCAAAGTTCTACTCATGTCATTGCCGGAACTCATGGCTACATTGCTCCTG AGTACGGATACACCTACAAAGTGACTGAGAAGAGTGATGTTTATAGTTTTGGAGTCGTGTTAATGGAGCTAGTGACTGGGAAGAGGCCAATAGAGCCAGAGTTTGGAGAGAACAGAGACATAGTGAGCTGGGTATACAGCAATCTAAAGAGCAGAGAGGGCGTATTAAGTTTAGTTGACTCAGATATTCCAGCGGCTCTTAGAGAAGATGCTATTAAGGTGTTGAAAATTGCAGTACTAAGCACAGCTAGACTCCCTGAGCTGAGGCCCACCATGAGGAGTGTTGTCCAAATGCTAGAGGAAGCCGAGCCTTGTAAATTGGTGGGAATTATTGTCACCAAAGATGGCGCCAGTAAGAGAATGGACGGTCTAGATGACAAGTTTGATCCTGACTTTTCAAGCTTCCAAAAAATTGTCTATCAGAAAATCAACTCATAA